One Budorcas taxicolor isolate Tak-1 chromosome 13, Takin1.1, whole genome shotgun sequence DNA window includes the following coding sequences:
- the PTF1A gene encoding pancreas transcription factor 1 subunit alpha, which yields MDAVLLEHFPGGLDAFPSSYFDEEDFFTDQSSRDPLEDGDELLADEQAEVEFLSHQLHEYCYRDEACLLLQSAPPAAPHALAPPPPGGSGEPEDCGGGGYCCEAGAPPGGFPYSPGSPPSCLAYRCAGAAALSPRARLRGLSGAAAARRRRRVRSEAELQQLRQAANVRERRRMQSINDAFEGLRSHIPTLPYEKRLSKVDTLRLAIGYINFLSELVQADLPLRGGGAGGGRGPGGGGRLGADSPSSQAQKVIICHRGTRSPSPSDPDYGLPPLAGHSLSWTDEKQLKEQNIIRTAKVWTPEDPRKLNSKPSFNNIENEPPFEFVS from the exons ATGGACGCGGTGCTGCTAGAGCACTTCCCCGGGGGCCTGGACGCCTTCCCGTCCTCTTACTTTGACGAGGAGGACTTCTTCACCGACCAGTCTTCTCGGGACCCTCTGGAGGACGGCGATGAGCTACTGGCCGACGAGCAGGCCGAGGTGGAGTTCCTCAGCCACCAGCTGCACGAGTACTGCTACCGCGACGAGGCGTGCCTGCTGCTGCAGTCCGCGCCTCCGGCGGCCCCCCACGCACTCGCCCCGCCGCCCCCGGGGGGTTCTGGAGAGCCGGAGgactgcggcggcggcggctacTGCTGCGAGGCGGGGGCGCCCCCCGGCGGCTTCCCTTACTCGCCCGGCTCTCCGCCCTCGTGCCTGGCCTACCGGTGCGCCGGGGCGGCCGCGCTGTCCCCGAGGGCGCGGCTGCGTGGCTTGAGCGGGGCGGCGgctgcgcggcggcggcggcgggtgcGTTCCGAGGCGGAGCTGCAGCAGCTGCGGCAGGCTGCCAACGTGCGCGAGCGGCGGCGCATGCAGTCCATCAACGACGCCTTCGAGGGGCTGCGCTCGCACATCCCCACGCTGCCCTACGAAAAGCGCCTCTCCAAGGTGGACACGCTGCGCCTGGCCATCGGCTACATCAACTTCCTCAGCGAGCTGGTGCAGGCCGACCTGCCCCtgcgcggcggcggcgcgggcggcggcAGGGGGCCCGGCGGCGGAGGGCGCCTGGGCGCGGACAGCCCGAGCAGCCAGGCCCAGAAGGTCATCATCTGCCACCGGGGTACTC GGTCCCCCTCCCCCAGCGACCCGGATTATGGCCTCCCTCCCCTTGCAGGACACTCTCTCTCTTGGACTGATGAAAAACAACtcaaagaacaaaatattatCCGAACAGCCAAAGTGTGGACCCCAGAGGACCCCAGAAAACTCAACAGCAAGCCTTCCTTCAACAACATAGAAAACGAACCGCCCTTTGAGTTTGTGTCCTGA